The proteins below come from a single Hyphomicrobium denitrificans ATCC 51888 genomic window:
- a CDS encoding ImmA/IrrE family metallo-endopeptidase — MTPAYSPAELTLRELGINDPKQIDVEVIAWHLGAKVKYRPLKSCEARIVGRDDRAIISVDNTKTEERQRFSVGHELGHWHHHRGRCLICRSDDIGNVRKGAADPERVADGYAANLLMPWYIFNPFVGSFRSLSLGVLREAKKTFCVSLTAAGLRVIKSNRFPALLVCHTRAGRRWFRQSDQVLERWYVDLQQEQYNS, encoded by the coding sequence ATGACGCCAGCCTATTCACCGGCCGAGCTGACATTGAGGGAACTCGGCATAAACGATCCCAAACAGATCGATGTCGAAGTCATCGCGTGGCATCTCGGCGCCAAGGTCAAATATCGTCCGCTCAAGAGCTGCGAAGCACGTATTGTCGGACGTGATGACCGCGCCATCATCTCGGTCGACAATACGAAGACAGAAGAGCGGCAGCGCTTCTCGGTCGGACATGAATTGGGCCATTGGCACCACCACCGGGGCCGGTGCCTTATTTGTAGGTCCGACGACATCGGCAATGTGCGCAAAGGGGCTGCTGACCCGGAGCGCGTTGCGGATGGTTACGCTGCAAATTTGCTGATGCCCTGGTACATCTTCAATCCGTTCGTGGGGTCGTTCCGATCGCTGTCGCTCGGCGTACTTCGCGAAGCGAAGAAGACGTTCTGCGTGAGCCTCACCGCCGCCGGCCTCAGGGTAATCAAGTCGAACCGCTTCCCTGCTTTGCTTGTGTGCCACACGCGTGCGGGTCGGCGCTGGTTCCGGCAGTCCGATCAAGTGCTGGAACGGTGGTACGTTGATTTACAACAAGAACAATATAACTCTTAA